A region from the Musa acuminata AAA Group cultivar baxijiao chromosome BXJ1-10, Cavendish_Baxijiao_AAA, whole genome shotgun sequence genome encodes:
- the LOC135596096 gene encoding protein spotted leaf 11-like isoform X2 has translation MDEGANEAAAPEVPTAAGRVVDRLAEAVEEIAGISDYRNAYKKQFCNLSRRIKLLAPMFEELKESNDPISKPAVGALEKLNRALDSAKDLLRLGSEGSKIFLVLERDRIMEMFQVVTFQLEQALDKIPFDEIDISDEVKEQVELVHSQFKRAKERIDATDTELHTDLLSVYSMSADAKVDSTILQSLAEKLQLMTISDLKQESIALHEMVVSSGGDPGKIIEKMVMLLKKVKDFVQTQQSEMGTPTNPRVLPSHGTTKTPIIPDDFRCPISLELMGDPVIVSTGQTYERGYIKKWLEAGHNTCPKTQQKLSSTSLTPNYILRSVIMRWCEENGMEPPKRPAQTGKPPSGCSASEHAKVVDLLHKLSSQNLEDQRSAAGELRLLAKRNADNRVCIAEAGAIPVLVSLLVTHDIRTQEHAVTALLNLSIFEENKGKIIVSGAVPGIVHVLKRGSMEARENAAATLFSLSVVDRNKVIIGESGAIPPLVLLLSEGSQRGKKDAATALFNLCIYQGNKGKAVRAGVIQTLMGLLTDPETSMMDEALAIMAILSSHPEGKAAITAAEALPVLIKVIRSGSPRNKENAAAVLVHLCNGEQQQQHLAELHEQGMMEPLFAMVESGTDRGKRKAAQLLERMNRFLDQQKEAHVQAKAQTRAWIQGLVDESRDTTASASTDT, from the exons ATGGACGAAGGAGCCAACGAAGCGGCAGCTCCGGAAGTGCCAACGGCGGCGGGGAGGGTGGTGGATAGGCTGGCGGAGGCGGTGGAGGAGATCGCCGGCATCTCCGACTACCGGAACGCTTACAAGAAGCAATTTTGCAACCTCTCGCGGCGGATCAAGCTGCTCGCGCCTATGttcgaggagctcaaggagagcaaCGATCCGATTTCGAAGCCGGCGGTCGGCGCCCTGGAGAAGCTCAATCGGGCCCTCGATTCGGCCAAGGACCTCCTCCGGCTGGGGAGCGAAGGGAGCAAGATCTTCCTG GTCTTGGAACGAGACAGAATAATGGAAATGTTCCAAGTTGTTACATTTCAACTGGAACAAGCTTTGGATAAAATTCCCTTTGATGAGATTGACATATCAGATGAAGTAAAAGAACAG GTTGAACTTGTGCATTCTCAGTTCAAAAGAGCCAAAGAACGGATTGATGCTACTGATACTGAGCTGCACACTGATCTATTGTCCGTCTACAGTATGAGTGCTGATGCCAAAGTAGACTCTACAATCCTCCAGAGTTTGGCAGAAAAATTACAGTTGATGACCATATCAGATCTCAAACAAGAATCAATTGCATTGCATGAGATGGTGGTCTCCAGTGGCGGAGATCCTGGAAAAATTATTGAAAAGATGGTAATGCTGCTAAAGAAGGTAAAGGATTTTGTGCAGACACAGCAATCAGAAATGGGCACTCCAACAAATCCTAGGGTTCTTCCATCTCATGGAACAACTAAAACACCTATCATTCCTGATGACTTTCGCTGTCCTATATCCCTGGAGCTGATGGGAGATCCAGTTATTGTGTCCACTGGACAG ACTTATGAACGGGGATACATCAAGAAATGGCTGGAAGCAGGGCACAACACATGCCCCAAGACACAACAGAAACTATCCAGCACATCATTAACACCAAATTACATCCTTCGCAGCGTCATAATGCGGTGGTGTGAGGAAAATGGGATGGAACCACCCAAGCGCCCAGCTCAAACTGGCAAGCCTCCATCAGGTTGCTCTGCAAGTGAACATGCCAAAGTTGTTGATCTTCTCCACAAGCTATCATCACAGAACCTTGAAGACCAACGATCAGCTGCTGGTGAGCTTCGCCTTCTTGCCAAGCGAAATGCTGACAATAGGGTGTGCATAGCTGAGGCTGGTGCTATACCTGTTCTGGTGAGTTTGCTCGTTACCCATGATATACGCACACAGGAGCACGCCGTTACTGCACTTTTGAACCTCTCTATCTTTGAGGAGAACAAGGGGAAGATAATCGTCTCTGGTGCTGTGCCCGGGATAGTGCATGTTCTTAAGAGGGGCAGTATGGAAGCAAGGGAGAATGCGGCAGCGACACTCTTCAGCCTCTCTGTGGTGGACAGGAATAAAGTCATAATTGGCGAGTCAGGGGCAATCCCCCCTCTTGTTTTGCTGCTAAGTGAAGGTAGTCAAAGAGGCAAAAAGGATGCAGCAACTGCTCTCTTCAACCTGTGCATTTACCAGGGGAACAAGGGAAAGGCTGTAAGGGCTGGGGTGATTCAGACACTGATGGGGCTCTTGACAGATCCAGAAACTTCTATGATGGATGAAGCTCTTGCTATCATGGCAATACTCTCAAGTCATCCCGAGGGAAAGGCAGCAATCACGGCCGCAGAGGCACTGCCAGTGCTGATAAAGGTGATAAGAAGTGGATCACCGAGAAACAAGGAAAACGCAGCAGCTGTTTTGGTGCATCTCTGTAATggggagcagcagcagcaacatctGGCTGAGTTGCACGAACAGGGGATGATGGAACCATTGTTTGCAATGGTAGAGAGTGGCACTGACAGAGGCAAGAGGAAGGCTGCGCAGTTGCTCGAACGAATGAACAGGTTTCTGGATCAGCAGAAGGAAGCTCATGTTCAAGCCAAGGCTCAGACTCGAGCTTGGATACAGGGTCTGGTGGACGAGTCAAGAGATACAACTGCGTCAGCTTCGACCGATACATAG
- the LOC135596096 gene encoding protein spotted leaf 11-like isoform X1 yields MDEGANEAAAPEVPTAAGRVVDRLAEAVEEIAGISDYRNAYKKQFCNLSRRIKLLAPMFEELKESNDPISKPAVGALEKLNRALDSAKDLLRLGSEGSKIFLVLERDRIMEMFQVVTFQLEQALDKIPFDEIDISDEVKEQHFVQVELVHSQFKRAKERIDATDTELHTDLLSVYSMSADAKVDSTILQSLAEKLQLMTISDLKQESIALHEMVVSSGGDPGKIIEKMVMLLKKVKDFVQTQQSEMGTPTNPRVLPSHGTTKTPIIPDDFRCPISLELMGDPVIVSTGQTYERGYIKKWLEAGHNTCPKTQQKLSSTSLTPNYILRSVIMRWCEENGMEPPKRPAQTGKPPSGCSASEHAKVVDLLHKLSSQNLEDQRSAAGELRLLAKRNADNRVCIAEAGAIPVLVSLLVTHDIRTQEHAVTALLNLSIFEENKGKIIVSGAVPGIVHVLKRGSMEARENAAATLFSLSVVDRNKVIIGESGAIPPLVLLLSEGSQRGKKDAATALFNLCIYQGNKGKAVRAGVIQTLMGLLTDPETSMMDEALAIMAILSSHPEGKAAITAAEALPVLIKVIRSGSPRNKENAAAVLVHLCNGEQQQQHLAELHEQGMMEPLFAMVESGTDRGKRKAAQLLERMNRFLDQQKEAHVQAKAQTRAWIQGLVDESRDTTASASTDT; encoded by the exons ATGGACGAAGGAGCCAACGAAGCGGCAGCTCCGGAAGTGCCAACGGCGGCGGGGAGGGTGGTGGATAGGCTGGCGGAGGCGGTGGAGGAGATCGCCGGCATCTCCGACTACCGGAACGCTTACAAGAAGCAATTTTGCAACCTCTCGCGGCGGATCAAGCTGCTCGCGCCTATGttcgaggagctcaaggagagcaaCGATCCGATTTCGAAGCCGGCGGTCGGCGCCCTGGAGAAGCTCAATCGGGCCCTCGATTCGGCCAAGGACCTCCTCCGGCTGGGGAGCGAAGGGAGCAAGATCTTCCTG GTCTTGGAACGAGACAGAATAATGGAAATGTTCCAAGTTGTTACATTTCAACTGGAACAAGCTTTGGATAAAATTCCCTTTGATGAGATTGACATATCAGATGAAGTAAAAGAACAG CACTTTGTACAGGTTGAACTTGTGCATTCTCAGTTCAAAAGAGCCAAAGAACGGATTGATGCTACTGATACTGAGCTGCACACTGATCTATTGTCCGTCTACAGTATGAGTGCTGATGCCAAAGTAGACTCTACAATCCTCCAGAGTTTGGCAGAAAAATTACAGTTGATGACCATATCAGATCTCAAACAAGAATCAATTGCATTGCATGAGATGGTGGTCTCCAGTGGCGGAGATCCTGGAAAAATTATTGAAAAGATGGTAATGCTGCTAAAGAAGGTAAAGGATTTTGTGCAGACACAGCAATCAGAAATGGGCACTCCAACAAATCCTAGGGTTCTTCCATCTCATGGAACAACTAAAACACCTATCATTCCTGATGACTTTCGCTGTCCTATATCCCTGGAGCTGATGGGAGATCCAGTTATTGTGTCCACTGGACAG ACTTATGAACGGGGATACATCAAGAAATGGCTGGAAGCAGGGCACAACACATGCCCCAAGACACAACAGAAACTATCCAGCACATCATTAACACCAAATTACATCCTTCGCAGCGTCATAATGCGGTGGTGTGAGGAAAATGGGATGGAACCACCCAAGCGCCCAGCTCAAACTGGCAAGCCTCCATCAGGTTGCTCTGCAAGTGAACATGCCAAAGTTGTTGATCTTCTCCACAAGCTATCATCACAGAACCTTGAAGACCAACGATCAGCTGCTGGTGAGCTTCGCCTTCTTGCCAAGCGAAATGCTGACAATAGGGTGTGCATAGCTGAGGCTGGTGCTATACCTGTTCTGGTGAGTTTGCTCGTTACCCATGATATACGCACACAGGAGCACGCCGTTACTGCACTTTTGAACCTCTCTATCTTTGAGGAGAACAAGGGGAAGATAATCGTCTCTGGTGCTGTGCCCGGGATAGTGCATGTTCTTAAGAGGGGCAGTATGGAAGCAAGGGAGAATGCGGCAGCGACACTCTTCAGCCTCTCTGTGGTGGACAGGAATAAAGTCATAATTGGCGAGTCAGGGGCAATCCCCCCTCTTGTTTTGCTGCTAAGTGAAGGTAGTCAAAGAGGCAAAAAGGATGCAGCAACTGCTCTCTTCAACCTGTGCATTTACCAGGGGAACAAGGGAAAGGCTGTAAGGGCTGGGGTGATTCAGACACTGATGGGGCTCTTGACAGATCCAGAAACTTCTATGATGGATGAAGCTCTTGCTATCATGGCAATACTCTCAAGTCATCCCGAGGGAAAGGCAGCAATCACGGCCGCAGAGGCACTGCCAGTGCTGATAAAGGTGATAAGAAGTGGATCACCGAGAAACAAGGAAAACGCAGCAGCTGTTTTGGTGCATCTCTGTAATggggagcagcagcagcaacatctGGCTGAGTTGCACGAACAGGGGATGATGGAACCATTGTTTGCAATGGTAGAGAGTGGCACTGACAGAGGCAAGAGGAAGGCTGCGCAGTTGCTCGAACGAATGAACAGGTTTCTGGATCAGCAGAAGGAAGCTCATGTTCAAGCCAAGGCTCAGACTCGAGCTTGGATACAGGGTCTGGTGGACGAGTCAAGAGATACAACTGCGTCAGCTTCGACCGATACATAG
- the LOC135596096 gene encoding protein spotted leaf 11-like isoform X3, which yields MEMFQVVTFQLEQALDKIPFDEIDISDEVKEQHFVQVELVHSQFKRAKERIDATDTELHTDLLSVYSMSADAKVDSTILQSLAEKLQLMTISDLKQESIALHEMVVSSGGDPGKIIEKMVMLLKKVKDFVQTQQSEMGTPTNPRVLPSHGTTKTPIIPDDFRCPISLELMGDPVIVSTGQTYERGYIKKWLEAGHNTCPKTQQKLSSTSLTPNYILRSVIMRWCEENGMEPPKRPAQTGKPPSGCSASEHAKVVDLLHKLSSQNLEDQRSAAGELRLLAKRNADNRVCIAEAGAIPVLVSLLVTHDIRTQEHAVTALLNLSIFEENKGKIIVSGAVPGIVHVLKRGSMEARENAAATLFSLSVVDRNKVIIGESGAIPPLVLLLSEGSQRGKKDAATALFNLCIYQGNKGKAVRAGVIQTLMGLLTDPETSMMDEALAIMAILSSHPEGKAAITAAEALPVLIKVIRSGSPRNKENAAAVLVHLCNGEQQQQHLAELHEQGMMEPLFAMVESGTDRGKRKAAQLLERMNRFLDQQKEAHVQAKAQTRAWIQGLVDESRDTTASASTDT from the exons ATGGAAATGTTCCAAGTTGTTACATTTCAACTGGAACAAGCTTTGGATAAAATTCCCTTTGATGAGATTGACATATCAGATGAAGTAAAAGAACAG CACTTTGTACAGGTTGAACTTGTGCATTCTCAGTTCAAAAGAGCCAAAGAACGGATTGATGCTACTGATACTGAGCTGCACACTGATCTATTGTCCGTCTACAGTATGAGTGCTGATGCCAAAGTAGACTCTACAATCCTCCAGAGTTTGGCAGAAAAATTACAGTTGATGACCATATCAGATCTCAAACAAGAATCAATTGCATTGCATGAGATGGTGGTCTCCAGTGGCGGAGATCCTGGAAAAATTATTGAAAAGATGGTAATGCTGCTAAAGAAGGTAAAGGATTTTGTGCAGACACAGCAATCAGAAATGGGCACTCCAACAAATCCTAGGGTTCTTCCATCTCATGGAACAACTAAAACACCTATCATTCCTGATGACTTTCGCTGTCCTATATCCCTGGAGCTGATGGGAGATCCAGTTATTGTGTCCACTGGACAG ACTTATGAACGGGGATACATCAAGAAATGGCTGGAAGCAGGGCACAACACATGCCCCAAGACACAACAGAAACTATCCAGCACATCATTAACACCAAATTACATCCTTCGCAGCGTCATAATGCGGTGGTGTGAGGAAAATGGGATGGAACCACCCAAGCGCCCAGCTCAAACTGGCAAGCCTCCATCAGGTTGCTCTGCAAGTGAACATGCCAAAGTTGTTGATCTTCTCCACAAGCTATCATCACAGAACCTTGAAGACCAACGATCAGCTGCTGGTGAGCTTCGCCTTCTTGCCAAGCGAAATGCTGACAATAGGGTGTGCATAGCTGAGGCTGGTGCTATACCTGTTCTGGTGAGTTTGCTCGTTACCCATGATATACGCACACAGGAGCACGCCGTTACTGCACTTTTGAACCTCTCTATCTTTGAGGAGAACAAGGGGAAGATAATCGTCTCTGGTGCTGTGCCCGGGATAGTGCATGTTCTTAAGAGGGGCAGTATGGAAGCAAGGGAGAATGCGGCAGCGACACTCTTCAGCCTCTCTGTGGTGGACAGGAATAAAGTCATAATTGGCGAGTCAGGGGCAATCCCCCCTCTTGTTTTGCTGCTAAGTGAAGGTAGTCAAAGAGGCAAAAAGGATGCAGCAACTGCTCTCTTCAACCTGTGCATTTACCAGGGGAACAAGGGAAAGGCTGTAAGGGCTGGGGTGATTCAGACACTGATGGGGCTCTTGACAGATCCAGAAACTTCTATGATGGATGAAGCTCTTGCTATCATGGCAATACTCTCAAGTCATCCCGAGGGAAAGGCAGCAATCACGGCCGCAGAGGCACTGCCAGTGCTGATAAAGGTGATAAGAAGTGGATCACCGAGAAACAAGGAAAACGCAGCAGCTGTTTTGGTGCATCTCTGTAATggggagcagcagcagcaacatctGGCTGAGTTGCACGAACAGGGGATGATGGAACCATTGTTTGCAATGGTAGAGAGTGGCACTGACAGAGGCAAGAGGAAGGCTGCGCAGTTGCTCGAACGAATGAACAGGTTTCTGGATCAGCAGAAGGAAGCTCATGTTCAAGCCAAGGCTCAGACTCGAGCTTGGATACAGGGTCTGGTGGACGAGTCAAGAGATACAACTGCGTCAGCTTCGACCGATACATAG
- the LOC103968992 gene encoding very-long-chain (3R)-3-hydroxyacyl-CoA dehydratase PASTICCINO 2A isoform X2 — MAGFLSTLRRIYLSLYNWTVFVGWFQVLYFAVKALREGGPTTVYGFVERPLQLAQTAAVMEILHGLVGLVRSPISATLPQIGSRLFLTWGILWSFPETRAHILVTSLVISWSITEIIRYSFFGMKEAFGFAPSWLLWLRYSTFLILYPTGITSEVGLICVAVPYIKASEKYCIRMPNKWNFSFDYFSASILALAIYIPGIPHMYQYMLGQRRKALSKSKTA, encoded by the exons ATGGCCGGTTTCCTCTCCACTCTCCGACGGATCTACCTCTCCCTCTACAACTGGACCGTGTTCGTAGGATG GTTCCAAGTCCTCTACTTCGCCGTGAAGGCTTTGAGGGAAGGCGGGCCTACCACGGTGTACGGTTTCGTGGAGCGGCCTCTGCAGCTCGCACAGACAGCCGCGGTCATGGAG ATTCTTCATGGCCTTGTAG GGTTGGTCAGGTCACCGATCTCGGCAACTTTGCCACAGATTGGATCAAGATTGTTTTTAACCTGGGGCATATTGTGGAGCTTCCCTGAG ACGAGGGCACATATTCTCGTTACCTCCTTGGTCATCAGCTGGTCGATCACAGAG ATCATTAGGTACTCGTTTTTCGGAATGAAAGAGGCATTTGGCTTTGCACCTTCCTGGTTGTTATGGCTTAG GTACAGCACTTTTTTGATACTGTACCCAACTGGAATCACCAGTGAGGTTGGCCTCATATGTGTTGCTGTGCCTTACATTAAG GCATCTGAGAAGTACTGCATTAGGATGCCCAATAAATGGAACTTCTCTTTTGATTATTTTTCTGCATCAATTCTTGCTCTTGCAATTTACATACCAGGCAT T
- the LOC103968992 gene encoding very-long-chain (3R)-3-hydroxyacyl-CoA dehydratase PASTICCINO 2A isoform X1 gives MAGFLSTLRRIYLSLYNWTVFVGWFQVLYFAVKALREGGPTTVYGFVERPLQLAQTAAVMEILHGLVVISFVVGLVRSPISATLPQIGSRLFLTWGILWSFPETRAHILVTSLVISWSITEIIRYSFFGMKEAFGFAPSWLLWLRYSTFLILYPTGITSEVGLICVAVPYIKASEKYCIRMPNKWNFSFDYFSASILALAIYIPGIPHMYQYMLGQRRKALSKSKTA, from the exons ATGGCCGGTTTCCTCTCCACTCTCCGACGGATCTACCTCTCCCTCTACAACTGGACCGTGTTCGTAGGATG GTTCCAAGTCCTCTACTTCGCCGTGAAGGCTTTGAGGGAAGGCGGGCCTACCACGGTGTACGGTTTCGTGGAGCGGCCTCTGCAGCTCGCACAGACAGCCGCGGTCATGGAG ATTCTTCATGGCCTTGTAG TTATTTCTTTTGTTGTAGGGTTGGTCAGGTCACCGATCTCGGCAACTTTGCCACAGATTGGATCAAGATTGTTTTTAACCTGGGGCATATTGTGGAGCTTCCCTGAG ACGAGGGCACATATTCTCGTTACCTCCTTGGTCATCAGCTGGTCGATCACAGAG ATCATTAGGTACTCGTTTTTCGGAATGAAAGAGGCATTTGGCTTTGCACCTTCCTGGTTGTTATGGCTTAG GTACAGCACTTTTTTGATACTGTACCCAACTGGAATCACCAGTGAGGTTGGCCTCATATGTGTTGCTGTGCCTTACATTAAG GCATCTGAGAAGTACTGCATTAGGATGCCCAATAAATGGAACTTCTCTTTTGATTATTTTTCTGCATCAATTCTTGCTCTTGCAATTTACATACCAGGCAT T